The Theobroma cacao cultivar B97-61/B2 chromosome 1, Criollo_cocoa_genome_V2, whole genome shotgun sequence genome contains the following window.
tgttggaaattttttttaaaaaaaaattgaaggatAGACAAAATCTGCCTTCACTTAGATATGTTTACTATTTTCATGTTTGGttaacaattatttttaatcgttacttattttgaaaatttcttttagttgTCACTTTTATTATATACCTTTTACTTTCTCAAATTCtactataaaatgaaaatatctatatataaGTAAAAGCTTTCTTGCttaaaagtaaataattaaaaaaataccaatccaagtataatatataatttccTATCCTATAAAGTAAAATGATGGCTTATGCTATTAGTAAATTGCATATATTAGATGTCTTGCTCAGGTTTAGGTTCGAGTTTGGGTCAATTAATCAAGTATACATGACTTGAAAAATGAGTTGTATGTTGCTTATCTAATTCGGGTAAAGTCTGGATAgtaacttttaaatattactcGAGTATTTATAGTATTAAAATACCTAGACAAATGATAGAATTCACATATAAGTAGTTAAAAAATAGCAGGTACATATCCCATTGCAATTcctaatttgaattaaaatgaaatgttgTTTGCCTTGTGATTTTAGTATAAATTGGGTTccatattaaatttattatttttaactatCACTTGGTCTGTGAAATTAATCCATTTTGGatatatattaattagcaGCACCGATTTTGCAGATAACAAATTATAGTGAATGGAAAATTTCCCTaggaagatatttttatagataCCGGAACATATTCAACAGGCACATTTATAGTAATTCAACATAATATCAAGAGAATAATTGACATTGCGTTGATCCATTCAAATCTCATAACTTTTGTGAGCAAATAGAATATTAGAATTAATAAATGAGGCTTGactatgaaaaaaatttctaactCCAATTTTATACTAGCATGGTGTCGTCagtgttttattttaatgagattatatGAACAAGTAGAAACTATAATTGCAATGGAATAGCTAAATAATcgaataaatataaattattacatCAACTATAATAAATGACCAAACTAACATATGattagataaaatttaatatataattaaatgaaattcatACGTAAtaagatttgaatttaagaGCCTGAGATTTAAGAGACAAGGCGTCATTGATTAGCATCGACTTTCATTTGAATTGCTTATTCTAGTAATAAAAAACCTGTTcacaatattaattaattattttaaagttatCCTTTTTGTTAATGCGCTATTGGAGTGGCTTAGAAAGGGGAATCCAAGCATGCATGGAGAGTGAGAGGATGTATGAAAAAGCAAAAGCTAAAAAGGGGAAGATACATCAAAATCATCAGAACAAGATTATGGGTCAAAGCTGCTCTAAAGGCAACATATGTAGGACAGGTTATTCTTTAACATCCTTCGTGTCTGAGTCTGTACGATAAAGTCCAATTCCTATTTactataataaataaatttatgcATCTCTAGTTTCAGATCTCCATTCTTTTCTCTCATCTGCGTCCCTTCCAAATTTCAACCACTAACTTTGCAACAAAAACACATAAAATTGACCTCTCTCTGACTCCCTCCCTCTCCTCCTCCTCTTCTGTCATTTTCCTTCTCTCCTCTCACTTCCATCAATTACTGTTATTatcttgtcttctttttttcgccttttcttttcatacTAAATTATTACTATTGGATATCACATTTGATTCAACTTTCATCTATAAAATATTCTACTAttctttaataaaatcacgtCCAACCCACCCTCTCCCTCTTCCTTATACTTAAAAGCTTGgtgtgtttttgttttattgaaTCAACTTAGTACATAGCAACATTTCCCTTATGGCTGAACAAGctcatctttttcttcttcttttcgtGCTGTTTTCTCTCAATGCGGCTGTTCTATCATTTCAGAAGCAACCCAAGATCAGCGCAATTGATCTGGCGGCATTGTCAGCCATCAAGGACAGCCTGACAGACATTCCAGGCTCCAGATTCTTCTCCACTTGGGACTTCACCGCACCAGATCCTTGCTCCACATTCACTGGCGTTACCTGCTCTTTTGACGATCGTGTCACCATTCTATCGCTCGGCACTGGCCTCTCCGATTCACCTGGCCTCGCTGGCTCACTCTCCCCTGCTCTGTCTAATCTTACGGAGTTAACCCAACTCGTCCTCTTCCCCGGTCTCGTCACCGGTCCCATCCCTCCCCAACTGGGTCAACTCACTAGTCTCCGAGTCATTTCCTTAACCAACAACCGCTTAACAGGACCCATACCAACCTCCTTTTCTAGTCTCCCATACTTACACACCCTCGATCTGAGTTCAAACCAACTTACTGGGTCAATCCCGCCGGGTCTCTCAAAGCTTCCATCTTTAAAAGTTCTCATACTGAGTTCAAACGAGTTAAGAGGCAAGTTACCTAGGACAGTGTCGGCGCAGCTACTACACATGGATTTGAAGAAGAACAGTATCAGCGGACCGTTGCCGAAGTTGCCGTTAACTCTCCGTTACTTGTCAGTGTCCGAGAACTCTATGTGGGGTCCACTCAACGGCCTGGAATCACTATCCGAGTTAGTGTACCTCGACGTTAGCATGAACAAATTTAGTGGGCCCGTCCCAACTTCACTCTTCTTTCATCCGACGCTGTCTTCATTGTTTTTACAACGGAACAATTTATCGGGAGGGCTCCCATCAATCAATATGGACCCCACGTTTCCATCCTACGGTGAGGGATCCATCGTGGACTTGAGCCATAACTTTATCACGGGGGAAATAACCCCGGTGTTGGCTGGAGTCGAGACATTATTTCTGAATAATAACCATCTGGTCGGATCAGTCCCTGAGGAGTATGTCAAGAGCGTGTATAGTGGCACCACCAAGACATTGTATTTGCAACATAATTATTTATCCGGATTCCCGTTACCCCATGGTGTGGCTTTACCTGACACGGCGTCGGTATGCTTGTCTTATAATTGCATGCTGCCGCCGGTGGGGTTATCAGCCTGCCCCGCTAGTGCCGGAAGGCAGCCGTCGAGGCCGGAATCGCAATGTTCAGTATTCAGCCATCATAGCTCCATGGACTGAGATCAGATAAGCTCGATCTTTATACGTTTGATTGCATGAAGCAATAGATTGTAAGTTTATTACGAGTACTATTATTGTCATAGTAATAGTGTGTACCATCTTTCTCTGTTCTTTTTATCTTCCATTATTATACTCCTAAATGAGTGATACATTAAGCAGTTAAAAGCACAGGTTAATTTTAGGCTTTTAGCTGCCTGCCATGCCATGCCATGCCATGTCATGCCTTGCCTTATAGGATTatctttctgttttttttaagGTGTATGGATACATTTGCCATTAATGGTTTACGTGAAAGGTATGAATGTGAATGAGGGAGGTGTACCGTGTACAATACATTACATTACGAATTTATTGAAGTTTGTCAAGTTTGAAACAGTGACGTTGTGGTTGTGGTCCAGACGTGCTTCTTTTGTCAATGCATGCGATCCAACCCATCAATTCCTTCTTAAATTGTCCGTCTCTATCTGTTGTCTATGGGGTCTAAACCAGCCAATGCGTTGGCCATCTCGCTTCAAATTcacttattttcctttattatatattcagttaattaaaaacatcaaaacttttaaaggaaaattttaaacctatagtattagagaaaattgaacaaaggTTGAGCTATACTtattcagttttttttttttttttgaaaggcaaaaAGAGTATGGTTATATTCATTAACAGAACAAGGGTCAGAGTCTCTGTACAAATCAACCACTTGACGATGTTTCAAGAAAGGTTGATCACGCAAAAGTTAGCAAAATGTAACCCTGTACAAATCTCCTAAGCCAGACTCATCTCCTGTACTGTACATGATGTTCACCAAGAGACAACAAAGCAAAAGCTCAAAAGCACGAATGTGTTTCAAAATCACAGCAAACCATCAAACCAGAAAATCAAAACCTGCAAGCTACACCTGCAACTCCCCATTAGTGAGCACCAGTGTTTCATTATCACTTGCTGCATCAGTGTTGACCCACAATAATTCTTGTGTTCGTTGCACACCTCTTTTAGCAAGTTGGTCGACAGCATCATTTGCAAACCTTGACACATGTCGTATTTACcaagataaaattttctcaagcttTTTGTGATTAGGATAATGTGGTGTCCAAGTTTGTTATACTTATTCGGTTATTTGTATTTATAAACAAACTTCATAAGCagttcatttcttctttacaaaataATCAAGATACTTGGAGGTTGtttaatattaaaacataTGATATTGTATATATTCAAGATTAGTTCAAATAATGTCATCCATAACTTCCAAATCCGAAATCAATTAGGCaaacaaatttatcaattgAACTAACTTCTCCTTGGTTCTATAAACTAACTCTCCTTGATTTTATAGGTAactaattaatgattaaatttgatattctgtttttttcttttttttctttcttttttttaaatttgatattctgtttgaagtataaataattaaaattttgtaatatatatatagacacAGCCCCGCAATGATTGCTGGATATTTCTTAAAATGATAGAAATATGAGCGAGGGCTGCCAGTCCACCACATTTACAAGTCCCCTCATCACTTACAAATAATATCAATTAAGTGGGGTACTTTACGGGATCCACAGAGGCTGAGGGAGGGGGGTTAGTAGGGCCCCGCccaatgttttcaaattttataattttttcttttttttttattttataatttatctttattttttaaaaaattttatggtTTTGTCTCTATAAACATTGAAGATATTGTTTTTGTTCCTGCAAGCTTGAAATCTTGATTCCGCCACTAGAGATTCACATAAAGTTTCTTATTAGAATTTCATAATAGtagaattgttattattaaaatttatatagtaaaatctcgataaattaataatctcaattaaataatattttttaccaATCCCGACTTGAGATTAATAtggtaaattaataatttattaaatttataagataatatatttttaaaaaaacacataGGTCTcacttgatatataaattaataatctctttatacatcaaaattatatatacactTGACTCAATTAATAggtttttataaattatgacTATAATGTTACTtgcttttttttgaaattgatgTCTGCTTGAACCTCATCTCTGACTTTTTTAGTACATTAAGAAATTTTGCTGGAGTATTCTCATATTGtaagagaaatttgatattGGCTGATAAATGCTCTGTTGACCTCTTGATCGCATCTGATATTGTTGCTTGGTTTACTTGTAAGTTAAACTTTTTTGACACTCACTGTTGCAATTATTTTTTGGTGcaatttagattttttatgttatattcACATAATACTTTACGCATTTCATAGATTATTGTTGATTTCATTATACTTTTAAGATGAAAAGTTATTGTTTTAGTTTTATCGTTTATGATTCTGTATATTTGTAGATGTTTTTGCTTGACTTAATGTTCATgagtatattaattaaatgtacATTGAATGTAATTTTAGTTTGTTGTAAAAATAGATAGATTCACAACTTCTATTTAATAAGATTAATTACATTTATGAACTTATTTTGATTAGACAAATACTtagaataatgataatttataattagtaATTAAGTAATATTTGTATAATCACAATACACAATACATGTATTAAGTtcaatgtttaaaaaaataaataaaaaatactttcataaattaattttttattaattaatatataaattaataaattattaatttatcaattaaataatatctcCATCAAAAGAGATCAAGTCTATTTTAGACTTAAGAAAATCCAAGCTCAGATTTCGAAGTTTCAACAAGATCAATCTTCTTTTACCAAACTTTACGAACCTTGATCGAATCCTATCTAATTTCTTTGGTTGGTTCACTTGATTCGTATAGCATTTTTGTAATATCCACTTATTTGTGTCCAATCCTTACTAGAAGTTTGTACGCATTCAAGTCAAAACCATTAACTTGTTGAGAGGGAAGGTCATCATATTCAACAAAATGTCCTTTTGATGACCTTATGAATTATTTCAATGGAGATCTAGAAACCCTTGACTTTTTAAACTAACAAGTACAAGAGTCAGATTCATTAATTCTTGAGTAATTTCATCATCTCACTTAGTAGatgaagataatttttttctattttgcttTCATAGTTCCCTTCTGCTGTTCTGCTGACCACGTATAGGTC
Protein-coding sequences here:
- the LOC18612286 gene encoding probably inactive leucine-rich repeat receptor-like protein kinase IMK2; this translates as MAEQAHLFLLLFVLFSLNAAVLSFQKQPKISAIDLAALSAIKDSLTDIPGSRFFSTWDFTAPDPCSTFTGVTCSFDDRVTILSLGTGLSDSPGLAGSLSPALSNLTELTQLVLFPGLVTGPIPPQLGQLTSLRVISLTNNRLTGPIPTSFSSLPYLHTLDLSSNQLTGSIPPGLSKLPSLKVLILSSNELRGKLPRTVSAQLLHMDLKKNSISGPLPKLPLTLRYLSVSENSMWGPLNGLESLSELVYLDVSMNKFSGPVPTSLFFHPTLSSLFLQRNNLSGGLPSINMDPTFPSYGEGSIVDLSHNFITGEITPVLAGVETLFLNNNHLVGSVPEEYVKSVYSGTTKTLYLQHNYLSGFPLPHGVALPDTASVCLSYNCMLPPVGLSACPASAGRQPSRPESQCSVFSHHSSMD